In the genome of Kluyveromyces marxianus DMKU3-1042 DNA, complete genome, chromosome 1, one region contains:
- the BIO3 gene encoding aspartate aminotransferase family protein: MNDNKPKSNNVNDINALLAFDKAHIWHPYSSMNSNQIILPVLRAKGCKLTLADEQETQLIDGISSWWCMIHGYSDERMNEALKTQIDDFSHVMFGGLTHLPAIRLVQNLLKFIDHPQLDAVFFADSASVAVEVSLKMALQYQFSLNCPKKKKFISLKLGYHGGTMGAMSVCDPVNSMHHFLFSDYVPQNIFVTEPPMVDMLCTSSLYGSFQLGDNYDDETNRKAIKDMEETMNSCHEEICAVILEPILQGAGGMRLYHPKYLIELKKLCLKFDIPLIFDEIATGFGRTGEAFAFKHCDVYQKMIGTPASEIVDVFPDILCVGKALTGGYMTMSAVITSKRIANVISAKDTATKGTFMHGPTFMANPLACAAANASLDILMEGNWKDMVARIEAQLYRELYVELRNSHLYGKLIKNLRVVGAAGVIELFEPIDGAFVQKRQVIKGIFIRPFGKLVYIMPPYIISGEELTILTTGIKQLLLEWSAYKIGNY, encoded by the coding sequence ATGAACGACAACAAGCCCAAGAGTAACAATGTGAATGATATCAATGCCTTACTAGCTTTTGATAAAGCGCACATATGGCATCCATACTCATCTATGAATAGCAACCAGATCATCTTGCCGGTTCTACGTGCCAAGGGGTGCAAGCTTACACTTGCTGATGAACAAGAGACGCAGTTAATAGACGGAATATCATCTTGGTGGTGCATGATTCATGGTTATAGTGACGAAAGAATGAACGAAGCATTGAAAACTCAAATTGACGATTTTTCTCATGTTATGTTTGGTGGCCTCACCCATTTGCCCGCTATTAGACTTGTCCAGAATCTCCTAAAATTTATTGATCATCCTCAATTGGATGCCGTGTTCTTTGCAGACTCCGCTTCTGTAGCAGTCGAAGTGTCCCTGAAGATGGCCTTACAGTATCAGTTCTCATTGAATtgtccaaagaagaaaaaattcaTAAGTTTAAAACTAGGGTATCATGGTGGAACAATGGGTGCAATGAGTGTTTGTGACCCAGTTAACTCGATGCATCATTTTTTATTCAGCGACTATGTTCCTCAGAACATTTTTGTTACTGAACCACCTATGGTTGACATGTTatgtacttcttctttgtatgGTTCTTTTCAACTAGGTGATAATTACGATGATGAGACTAACAGAAAGGCAATAAAAGATATGGAAGAGACTATGAACTCCTGTCATGAGGAGATATGTGCCGTGATACTAGAACCAATCCTACAGGGTGCCGGTGGAATGAGGTTGTATCACCCTAAGTATTTGATCGAGCTGAAGAAACTCTGTTTGAAATTTGACATCCCGCTGATATTCGACGAAATTGCAACCGGGTTTGGCAGAACAGGCGAAGCGTTTGCCTTTAAGCATTGTGATGTATATCAGAAAATGATAGGAACTCCCGCCTCTGAAATAGTGGATGTATTTCCAGATATTCTTTGCGTTGGAAAAGCTCTCACTGGTGGCTATATGACAATGAGTGCTGTGATCACCTCAAAACGCATTGCCAATGTCATCTCCGCGAAAGACACTGCGACCAAAGGGACTTTCATGCATGGCCCAACTTTCATGGCTAACCCTCTTGCCTGTGCAGCGGCCAATGCGTCACTAGATATCCTAATGGAgggaaattggaaagaCATGGTGGCTCGGATTGAAGCGCAGTTGTACCGAGAGCTCTACGTCGAGCTTCGTAATAGCCATCTATACGGAAAACTGATTAAAAATCTTAGGGTTGTTGGTGCAGCAGGCGTAATAGAGCTTTTCGAACCAATTGATGGGGCTTTTGTCCAGAAAAGGCAAGTAATCAAGGGTATCTTCATAAGGCCCTTTGGAAAGTTAGTTTACATTATGCCACCGTATATAATATCGGGAGAAGAACTCACTATTCTGACAACAGGTATTAAGCAGCTGCTTTTGGAGTGGAGTGCTTACAAAATAGGGAATTACTGA
- the ARN2 gene encoding ARN family MFS transporter produces the protein MSDIREKDKQVGTAEEEGDFQEKALKEIPRNVYGHVDRLVSTRSLVIRKAELMARQYERWYLQLLFLCCAFICTYGYSLGSTVRSSYMTFATNSYKTHSLLSTISIINLVISAVSQLFFAGLSDVFGRISLLIISTIFYIVGTVIQSQAYDIQRYAAGSVFYNVGVVGVMLQVTLFLSDNSSLKWRLLYAFVPAWPSIINVWVSGNIVDMNNPLLNWSWGIGMWAFIGPLTTLPLFCCLLHMRYLASKTEEWQQLLKEKTFYEKNGLVQTLVQLFWKLDIIGLMLFVVSTGCILVPLTIAGGVSNKWKTVKIVLPLVLGFALLPGMIYWESKCARNPFAPFKLIKDRGIWAPIAMNFMVCFVYQMACGYLYTILIVAMNQSYMAATRISTLYAFSAGLFSPFFGFLVAKSRRLKFYMVIGCGMYFIIMGLFYHFRGGDNAAKGIIGAMTIWGIATCMYNYPITTAAQSVTSHEHMATVTAFLLTVYRIGGAVASAISGAIWTNSLYSKLLDNMGDEELASAAYQSPLTFITLHKWGTPTRQAMVEAYRAVQRYEVIVALAIVAPMFIVTLCLRDPELVDDYGQKLEDGEFVNKHSDDKISEWLLDKLRWFRNKE, from the coding sequence ATGTCCGACATTCGTGAAAAAGATAAACAGGTTGGCACggctgaagaagaaggcgaTTTTCAAGAGAAAGCATTGAAAGAGATACCTCGAAATGTCTATGGCCATGTAGATAGATTAGTTTCCACAAGATCACTAGTAATTAGGAAGGCCGAATTGATGGCTAGGCAATATGAACGATGGTATTTACAGTTACTATTTTTATGTTGTGCATTCATCTGCACTTATGGATACTCGCTTGGCAGTACTGTTAGGTCAAGCTACATGACATTTGCAACAAACTCCTATAAGACCcattctcttttgtctACTATTTCAATAATCAATTTAGTCATCTCTGCGGTTTCTCAGTTGTTTTTTGCAGGATTGTCAGATGTATTCGGTAGAATCAGTCTTTTGATTATATCTACTATATTTTACATTGTTGGAACTGTCATTCAGTCTCAAGCTTATGATATCCAAAGATATGCAGCTGGTTCAGTTTTCTATAATGTTGGTGTTGTAGGTGTAATGTTACAGGTCACCTTGTTTTTGTCAGACAATTCGTCATTGAAATGGCGATTATTGTATGCATTTGTTCCTGCTTGGCCTTCTATTATTAACGTTTGGGTTTCCGGTAATATTGTTGATATGAATAATCCTTTACTAAATTGGTCATGGGGTATTGGAATGTGGGCCTTTATTGGTCCATTGACAACCTTGCCATTATTTTGTTGCCTACTTCATATGAGATATTTGGCATCCAAAACTGAAGAATGGCAACAGCTACTGAAGGAGAAAACATTCTATGAAAAGAACGGTCTTGTCCAAACGTTAGTACAACTCTTTTGGAAGCTCGATATTATAGGATTAATGCTATTTGTTGTTTCAACGGGTTGTATACTAGTCCCTTTGACAATTGCAGGGGGTGTTTCAAACAAATGGAAGACTGTGAAGATTGTTTTACCGTTGGTTTTGGGATTTGCATTGCTACCAGGAATGATTTATTGGGAAAGCAAGTGTGCTAGAAATCCATTCGCCCCTTTCAAATTAATTAAAGATCGTGGCATCTGGGCACCAATTGCTATGAATTTCATGGTTTGTTTTGTATATCAAATGGCTTGTGGTTATTTATATACCATATTGATTGTCGCCATGAATCAAAGCTATATGGCTGCAACCAGAATCTCAACCCTCTATGCATTTTCGGCGGGGCTGTTCTCGCCATTTTTCGGCTTTTTGGTTGCGAAGAGCAGGAGGTTAAAATTTTATATGGTCATTGGTTGCGGGATGTACTTCATTATCATGGGTTTGTTCTATCATTTCAGAGGTGGCGACAATGCGGCTAAAGGTATCATTGGTGCCATGACTATATGGGGTATTGCAACATGCATGTACAATTATCCAATTACCACTGCTGCACAATCTGTTACTTCTCACGAACATATGGCTACGGTCACTGCGTTTTTGTTGACTGTTTATCGAATTGGGGGAGCAGTTGCTTCTGCAATATCCGGTGCCATCTGGACAAATTCATTATACTCCAAGTTGCTGGACAATATGGGCGATGAAGAACTTGCATCAGCTGCTTATCAATCTCCATTGACTTTCATTACTTTACACAAATGGGGGACACCCACAAGACAAGCTATGGTAGAAGCTTATAGAGCAGTTCAGAGATATGAGGTCATCGTCGCTTTAGCAATTGTTGCTCCAATGTTCATAGTGACCTTGTGTTTGAGGGACCCAGAATTAGTTGATGACTATGGACAAAAGTTGGAAGATGGTGAATTCGTTAACAAACACTCAGATGACAAGATTTCTGAATGGTTATTGGACAAACTCAGGTGGTTTAGAAATAAAGAGTAG
- a CDS encoding MFS transporter codes for MPRKKLNHQEQDSLLSESHKEWTSLLKEGVFIMVLCSAQLMTQAGLAQSIVPLQIIGDSFGIKKPGQLSWFASSFSLTVGTFILIAGRLGDTFGHKKFFVMGFLWFGLWSILAGFSVYADHIFFDCCRAFQGIGPAFTLPNAIAVIGRTYRPGRKQSVVFSLFGACAPSGFVLGAVFSSLLSEFAWWPWTYWIMGITCFLLGISGYLIIPHHAPIHANEKSSLMERIDLAGSVTGVLGLVLFNFAWNQGPVVGWKTSYTYALLIVGSAFLVVFGFIESRAKYPLLPVHKLSTDTIFVMACIAAGWASFGIWVYYTWLLMTNLRHQNPLLSSAQFVPVALSGLCAAMSTGYILARTSPSTVMIAAMIAFVVGSVLVATVPVSQIYWAQTFVSFVVMPWGMDMSFPAATIILSNAMPASHQGLAASLVNTAINYSISIGLGVAGTIESQISHGEPDLLKGYRGAYYMGIGFASLGAGVSVLYAIFNYANSKELSLKVMCRRPFPFLRQKVSG; via the coding sequence AtgccaagaaaaaaactTAATCATCAGGAGCAGGATTCCTTACTGTCAGAGAGTCACAAGGAATGGACATCACTATTGAAGGAAGGTGTTTTTATAATGGTGTTATGCTCGGCTCAACTCATGACTCAGGCAGGTCTAGCACAGTCTATCGTTCCCCTTCAAATCATAGGTGATAGTTTCGGAATTAAGAAGCCTGGACAGCTAAGCTGGTTtgcttcatcattttcattgaCAGTGGGgacttttattttgattgcCGGACGACTAGGTGACACTTTTGGCCATAAAAAGTTCTTTGTAATGGGATTTTTGTGGTTTGGGCTTTGGTCTATACTAGCCGGGTTTAGCGTTTACGCAGAtcacattttttttgattgcTGTCGTGCGTTTCAAGGAATTGGTCCTGCATTTACTCTTCCTAATGCCATTGCAGTAATTGGCCGTACTTATAGACCAGGAAGAAAACAGAGCGTTGTCTTTAGTTTGTTTGGGGCATGTGCGCCCAgtggttttgttttgggGGCAGTGTTTTCTTCACTTTTAAGTGAGTTTGCATGGTGGCCTTGGACTTACTGGATAATGGGTATTACATGCTTTTTACTCGGAATTTCTGGCTATCTAATTATTCCACACCATGCGCCGATACATGCAAATGAAAAAAGTAGTCTCATGGAGCGTATTGATCTGGCAGGTTCAGTGACCGGCGTCCTGGgacttgttctttttaatTTCGCATGGAATCAAGGTCCTGTAGTAGGGTGGAAAACTTCTTATACATATGCTCTATTGATTGTTGGGTCGGCCTTTCTCGTCGTCTTTGGTTTCATCGAATCACGTGCGAAGTATCCATTACTCCCCGTGCATAAGCTTTCGACAGATACCATCTTCGTCATGGCATGTATCGCTGCAGGATGGGCCAGTTTTGGTATTTGGGTGTACTATACGTGGTTGCTAATGACAAATCTCAGGCATCAGAATCCTCTGTTGTCTAGTGCTCAATTCGTCCCTGTAGCACTAAGCGGACTTTGTGCGGCAATGTCAACAGGATATATTTTAGCACGTACATCACCGAGTACAGTAATGATCGCTGCCATGATAGCATTCGTCGTAGGAAGTGTCTTAGTAGCTACGGTTCCTGTATCTCAAATTTATTGGGCTCAAACCTTCGTGTCTTTTGTCGTTATGCCTTGGGGAATGGATATGTCATTTCCTGCCGCAACAATAATTCTTAGTAACGCAATGCCTGCAAGTCACCAAGGTCTAGCAGCTTCCTTAGTTAACACAGCAATTAATTATTCGATTTCCATTGGCCTTGGAGTTGCAGGCACAATCGAATCTCAAATCAGTCATGGGGAGCCTGACCTTTTGAAAGGATATCGAGGTGCCTATTATATGGGTATTGGGTTTGCAAGCCTTGGGGCCGGGGTTTCAGTATTATACGCAATATTCAATTATGCTAACTCAAAAGAGCTCTCCTTAAAAGTTATGTGCAGAAGGCCCTTCCCTTTTTTACGACAGAAAGTTAGTGGTTAG
- the GEX1 gene encoding glutathione exchanger gives MTKSKRSMTFEGEIFQIEELEGDGSKQNDLKQQTLINRRTADKMKNTKSLVIRKTEIMAKQYDTWYLQGIFLISAFICSYGFALDSSIRDIYMTYAANSYNTHSLLSTISIVNMMISAVGQVFFAGLSDVFGRLSLFIVAIVFYVVGTVIQSQAYDIQKYCAGSVFYNVGLVGAMLQVTLFLSDNSSLKWRVLYNFVPAWPAVINMWVSGNIVKAADPLKNWSWSIAMWAFIFPLSCIPLVVCILHMRWLAKKSEEWKELQQEKTFYQTHGMTKTIVQLFWRLDVVGLILLTISVGCILVPLTIAGGVKSEWNTGKIISPLVIGVIMVPITVYWESRWATAPFAPFKLVKDRGIWAPICMYFLVCFVYQMAAGYLYTILLVGMNQTDLSATRIMNIYSFVSAIYSPFFGFIVAKTRKLKFHMLIGSSLYFVVMGLFYRYRGGESSTAGVIGAMVIWGFASCMYDYPVTVSAQSVTTHENMATVTALMSTTFSIGGAVASAVSGAIWTNLLYPKLLKNLGNPDLAEMAYNSPLDFIVDYPWGTPIRKAMVEAYKYVQKYEVLIGLVFCVPMMILTFCARDPELTDGYGQKLEDGEYVQKEQEDPISDWLKNCFKSLKRRH, from the coding sequence ATGACAAAGAGTAAACGGAGTATGACTTTCGAAGGGGAGATATTTCAAATTGAAGAGTTGGAAGGAGATGGGTCGAAACAAAATGATCTGAAACAACAGACACTCATTAATCGTAGAACTGCtgataaaatgaaaaataccAAGTCCTTAGTAATTCGAAAAACCGAAATTATGGCAAAGCAATATGATACCTGGTACTTGCAAGGAATATTTCTCATTTCCGCATTTATTTGTTCTTATGGATTTGCACTCGATAGCAGTATTAGAGATATCTATATGACGTACGCTGCGAATTCTTACAATACACATTCGCTTTTATCCACTATTAGCATTGTAAACATGATGATATCTGCTGTTGGTCAAGTATTTTTTGCTGGTCTATCGGATGTGTTTGGAAGACTGAGCTTGTTTATTGTAGCTATTGTGTTTTACGTTGTCGGGACTGTCATTCAATCGCAAGCATATGATATCCAGAAATATTGCGCAGGCTCAGTCTTTTATAACGTTGGACTTGTTGGCGCAATGCTACAGGTCACCCTTTTCTTGTCAgataattcttctttgaaatggAGGGTTTTGTACAATTTTGTTCCAGCATGGCCAGCGGTTATCAACATGTGGGTTTCAGGAAATATCGTGAAAGCAGCAGATCCATTAAAAAACTGGTCCTGGAGTATAGCTATGTGGGCATTTATATTTCCTTTGAGTTGCATTCCATTGGTCGTATGTATTCTCCATATGAGGTGGCTAGCCAAAAAATCTGAAGAGTGGAAGGAGCTGCAGCAAGAAAAAACATTTTATCAAACTCATGGTATGACAAAAACAATTGTTCAACTTTTCTGGAGACTTGACGTAGTGGGATTAATTCTTTTAACTATATCAGTCGGTTGTATTCTAGTTCCGTTAACTATTGCTGGTGGGGTAAAGAGCGAATGGAATACAGGGAAAATCATAAGCCCCCTTGTTATTGGTGTTATTATGGTGCCAATAACAGTTTATTGGGAAAGTAGGTGGGCAACTGCACCATTTGCTCCTTTCAAGTTGGTCAAAGACCGGGGGATATGGGCTCCTATCTGCAtgtattttttggtttgtttcGTTTATCAAATGGCAGCTGGCTATCTTTACACAATTCTATTGGTTGGAATGAATCAAACAGATCTTTCTGCCACTCGTATCATGAATATATACAGCTTTGTTTCTGCAATATATTCCCCCTTTTTTGGGTTCATAGTTGCGAAAACTAGAAAGCTAAAGTTCCACATGCTAATTGGGAGCAGCCTTTATTTTGTTGTGATGGGCCTTTTTTATCGTTACAGAGGCGGGGAAAGTTCTACTGCTGGAGTTATAGGAGCTATGGTTATCTGGGGGTTTGCTAGCTGTATGTATGACTATCCTGTCACAGTTTCAGCCCAATCTGTAACGACACATGAAAACATGGCAACTGTTACTGCTCTCATGTCTACTACTTTTAGCATTGGTGGCGCTGTAGCATCTGCAGTTTCCGGAGCTATCTGGACCAACCTATTATATCCAAAACTTCTCAAAAATCTAGGTAACCCAGATTTAGCTGAGATGGCCTATAATTCCCCACTGGATTTTATCGTTGATTATCCATGGGGAACACCAATAAGGAAAGCCATGGTTGAGGCGTATAAGTACGTACAAAAATATGAAGTCCTCATTGGCTTAGTATTCTGTGTTCCGATGATGATTCTCACTTTCTGTGCTAGAGATCCAGAGTTAACCGATGGATATGGTCAGAAATTGGAAGATGGCGAATACgttcaaaaagaacagGAAGACCCAATTTCTGACTGGCTCAAAAATTGCTTCAAAAGCTTAAAGAGAAGACACTAG
- the FEN2 gene encoding putative transporter SEO1 → MSKMTIKKIESDSSEREKNIVNIDEVSSTSSREIEKRQENKIGTKKFGVSFRWHEPGTSSKEKWLIFKLDVFILTYSCLAWFLKYLDQQNITNAYANGMKEDLKLNQNQLSWLNTYFSIGSIIGSIPAALLITKFRPNIYLPAVDFLWSVFVLLLYKCTKVEQMYALRFFCGFAESSANPCIHFLLGSFYKKSELGRRSAFFIISGVISQAISSFIMNGLNKSLDGKNGLPAWRWLFIIDFIIGIPIVIWGYFAIPQLPSQGAKAFYLNKWERERIVERIEEDGRTQTDEKWSKSTLYRMIVAWQPWAFTLAYSFWQLTAASYSMQFFTLYLKAKKTYTQTQINYIPDGISCVNLITMIASGIVIDIIGKRWQVCLFVGTLLTVAFAILRSSNEGVKIRFFGYILTGVYGCFTPILSGWANIACKNDPKLRAFSLSVMIAIGTAAGTPFQQYVFPSSQAPFYRKTGGFSYSVAFTVLLTVGTGIGIPLIESRFEKTEKTEKNEEQPFPLELEA, encoded by the coding sequence ATGTCCAAGAtgacaataaaaaaaatagaaagtGATTCTtcagaaagagaaaaaaatatagtaAATATTGATGAGGTCAGCTCTACTTCATCTCgagaaattgaaaaacgccaagaaaacaaaatagGAACTAAAAAATTTGGTGTATCATTCCGTTGGCATGAACCTGGTACGTCTTCCAAGGAAAAATGGCTTATTTTCAAACTTGATGTTTTTATATTAACCTATTCGTGCCTTGCTTGGTTTTTAAAATACCTTGACcaacaaaatattacaaATGCTTACGCTAATGGTATGAAAGAGGATTTAAAGTTGAATCAGAATCAACTATCTTGGCTTAACacatatttttcaataggATCTATCATAGGAAGTATTCCAGCAGCACTTTTAATAACAAAGTTCAGGCCTAATATCTACCTTCCTGCTGTCGATTTTCTATGGTCGGTTTTTGTCCTTTTACTTTACAAATGTACAAAAGTTGAGCAGATGTATGCCCTTAGGTTCTTTTGTGGCTTTGCTGAATCTAGTGCAAATCCATGTATACACTTTTTGTTAGGCAGTTTCTACAAAAAGTCAGAATTGGGTAGAAGATCGGCTTTCTTCATAATATCTGGTGTCATATCGCAGGCCATATCGTCATTTATTATGAATGGACTCAACAAAAGTTTGGATGGAAAGAATGGTCTTCCTGCATGGAGATGGTTATTCATTATTGATTTTATCATTGGAATTCCAATAGTGATATGGGGTTATTTTGCCATTCCACAACTCCCATCACAAGGAGCAAAGGCATTTTATTTGAACAAGTGGGAGCGTGAAAGAATAGtggaaagaattgaagaagacgGCAGAACCCAAACTGACGAGAAATGGAGTAAAAGTACTTTGTATAGAATGATTGTTGCTTGGCAACCATGGGCTTTCACGCTTGCATACTCTTTTTGGCAACTAACTGCCGCATCTTATTCAATGCAGTTCTTCACCCTATATCtgaaagccaaaaaaacaTACACCCAAACGCAGATTAACTACATTCCGGATGGAATTAGTTGTGTGAATCTTATCACAATGATAGCAAGTGGTATTGTCATAGATATTATTGGGAAGAGATGGCAAGTCTGCCTTTTCGTTGGTACTTTATTAACCGTTGCCTTTGCTATATTGAGATCATCAAATGAAGGTGTCAAGATAAGATTCTTTGGTTATATTTTGACAGGAGTTTACGGATGTTTCACCCCAATTTTATCAGGTTGGGCTAATATAGCATGTAAAAATGATCCTAAGTTGAGAGCATTTTCCTTGTCAGTAATGATAGCAATAGGAACGGCAGCCGGCACACCATTTCAGCAGTACGTTTTCCCTAGCAGCCAAGCACCTTTTTACAGAAAAACCGGGGGGTTTTCATATTCGGTTGCTTTCACCGTACTTCTAACTGTAGGGACTGGTATTGGTATACCATTAATTGAGTCGAGGTTCGAAAAGACTGAAAAGactgaaaaaaatgaagaacaGCCCTTTCCCTTGGAATTAGAAGCCTGA